The following is a genomic window from Candidatus Methylomirabilota bacterium.
GGCTGCGACAGCCGGAGTCTGACCCGATCATCGCATACGGCTTCTGGAGGATCGCTTTCAGGTTGTCTTCAGACATGGTGAAGAAGATAGCGTCGACCTGCATCCGCTCTGCCGGAAGCAGCTCGAGGACAAAGTCAACCGACTCCATCTCGGCCAGTTTCGCCGCCTCGCTGACGCGCAATCCTTCGTATCGTCGATGTGCCTCCTGAGTGACTTCGGAGATCATCAGTCGGGACCAGTAATCGGCTGGGTAGCGCATGGTCAGCTCCTGCGCAATTCGGGCGCGCGCTGCCGGGTTGCGCAGCCGTTCGACCCGCCCCCGTTGTCCGCCTTCTAAGGCCCAATCCGGTAAGACCGCCTGAAGCCCGGTGTTGGAGGCGGTGTACGGGTACCGGTCGCAGGATACGTCAAGACCTCTCGCCTGTGCGTTTTCGATGAGGCGAAACGCCTCGACTAGCTTCGGCCAGTTGCGTTCGCCGGAGGTCTTGAGGTGAGAGATCTGAAGAGAGATGTGCGCATGCTCTGCTATGCCGACAATCTCCTCGATCGCCTCAAGCAACCCATCACCTTCGTTTCGCATGTGGCAGGTCAGCACGCCGCCAGCCTCTCGCACCGCGGCCGCAATCGCGGTAAGCTCCTGAGGCCTGGAGAAGCAGGCCGGAGCATACACCAGGCCTGTGGATACACCAAGCGCGCCCTCAGCCATCCCTCGTCGCGCTCCGTCGATCATCGCCTCCAACTCTTCTGTTGACGGCTCCCGGTTGGCGCCTCCCATAGCCGAGCCCCGCAGCGTGTTGTGGCCGATCAGGAGGCCGAAGTTCTCAGAGATCCCCGCTGCCTCCAGCCTCGTGAAGTACTCCGCCACCCCCTGCCACGCATGGTCGAGACTGTAGAGATCACGGTACATGGTCGCCCGTTCTTCGAGCCATGGTCCCCATATCGGGGCGGCCGCGTAGCCGCAATTGCCCCCGATCTCCAGGGTCACCCCCTGTCGAACGGCGCTATCGGCCGTCGGCTGAAGCAGAAGATGATAATCGGAGTGCGAGTGGATATCCACGAAGCCCGGGGCAAGCGTGAGACCCGTCGCCTCGATGACCCGATACCCTAAGGAGGGGGCGATCTGTCCGATCTCTGCGATCCGGTCGCCGGCTACGGCAAGGTCGGCCCGCCGCGCGGGGGCTCCGGTCCCGTCGATAAGGTCAGCCCCTCGGATTACCAAGTCATAGGTAGCCATAAATCATCAGTCAGGGTGTAAAGTAATGAGGCTTTCTCAAGCCAATAATATGATTCGTCCTTTATACTTCGCTTCAAGCCGGCGATTGTGTTCATCACCGCCTGGGAGATTAGCGCTGATGTAGACCGGTGGCACAAGCCCTTTCACGATGAACCTCTCCACGACGCCGCAGACGATCGAGTTTATGATGAAGGCCCCGGCTACAAGTGAAGTCGGTCCCACCTTCGCCGCTAGGCTGGGAAAGGCAAGGGCGCCGTCGCCGGCCTCGCCGCCATTGTCGATGACGAGGTCTGCCACCTCGAAAAGGCGCCTACCGCTGGGATCGCGAGAAGCTACGGCTCGGGCGTGGCGGAGCGACGTGATGGCGATGACTGTGAGTCCTCGCTCCTTCGCCTCCAGAGCCAGTTCGACCGAGACCGGGTTGATCCCGGCGTTCGAGATGATGATGAGGACCTCTCCGCGCTGCGGCGCGTGGTAGTCGAGAAGAATCGCGGCGACGCCGCTCAGCCGCTCTAGGCGTCCGCTCTTTTTGGGGGACGTGAGCGGGCTCAGAAACGACTCGGTCATGGTGTTGACGGGAACCAGCCCACCGGCGCGATGGAACGCCTCTTCGGCCACTGAATGGGAGTGACCACTTCCAAAGATGTGCAGGACTCCGTCAGTGACGAGGGATGAGAAGATCAGATCGGCGGCCCGGTCTATCGCGTCCGTTTGAGTCCGCTGAATCTCACCGAGCAGTTGTATTACGGCTTCGTAATACGCTGAATTGTTCATCGTAGCCCCCTAAATGTCCGTCCCGGGATAATCTTGCCCAGGATCGCGCTATGGGTCGCCCCGGTAATGCGGGGTAGATTCCCTGGCAGGCCGTGGGCGGTGAGATAGGCGAGCAGTGCGAAAGCTGAAGCCTCGATGGCCCGGCCGGGAAAGCGCGCCTCATTGGCGGTGAGAAGACGGCACTCAGGCAAGGCCTCCTGAAGCTGTTTGATGAGCATCGGATTGTTGGCGCCGCCGCCACAAGTGATCAATTCCGCCGAAGCGGCACTGCGCGGGAGTTCGCGTTTCACATGAAGCGCCACCGACTCCGCCGTAAAGGCGGTGACGGTAGCGACCATGTCCTCCTCCGTGATGCCGCGGACTGCGGCGCGGTGGAGCAGGGTGTCGATCAAGGGTGGACCAAAGGCGTCTCTCCCGGTGCTCTTCGGTAGTCGGCGCTTCAAATATGGGTGAGCCATGAGGAAGCGCAGCAGCCGCCGGTTGACCTCTCCAGCCCCGGCGATCCGGCCGTCTAGGTCAACGTGTATTGCCCCGCTGCTCAACCGTGCTACGAGACCATCGATCAAGACGTTACCCGGTCCGGTGTCAAATGCGAGCACGCCGCGAAACCCACGCCCCTTTGGCAGGAAAGTGAGATTAGCGATCCCGCCCAGATTCAGGACAATCCGGTCCCGTCGGAGATGTCGAAACAGAAGCGCATGTAGATAGGGTGTGAGCGGTGCGCCCTCGCCGCCTGCGGCCATATCTCGCGGGCGGAAATCGGCCACGGTCGTCACTCCTGTTCGCTCAGCGATGATCGATGGTTCACCGATCTGTAAAGTGGAGCGAACCGACACGCCGTGCTCAACCCCGGGGTTCGGAAAGTGGGCGATGGTCTGCCCGTGCGAACCGATGAGCGTCACATCGCGTAGCGGCACACCGGCACGCCGGGCCACCGAGATCGCCGCTTTCGCGAAAAGCTCACCAAGCAAGACATTCATACGACAGATCTCAGAGGTGGCGCCAGATCCAGCGTCTGCTACTCGCAAAATGCGCTCCCGAAGCGCATCCGGAAAAGGAAATACCGCGAAGTGCAGGAGTCGGGGCTTCGGGAGCCCCTTGTTTGAGCCGATCTCAAGAAGTGCGGCATCGATCCCGTCGGCCGACGTCCCCGACATAAGGCCAATGACTTTCATGGCTACCGTTTTACGGCTTGATTGGTCTGATCACTCAACGGCGGATACGGGAAAAAGTGAGCAAGGTCTGTCGCCATTGGTTTAATCGAACAACCGGAAGCGGGCGATGGAATAGAGGGCTACCAGACCGTCTCGCCAGGTGATCTTCTTTCCTTCAGCATAGGTCCGGCCGTGATAGGCGATCGGGACCTCGTAGATGCGACAGTGAAGCTTCGCCACCTTCACGGTCAGTTCAGGCTCGATGCCGAACCGGTTTGATTTGAGTCGCAGTCGTTGGAGCACTTCGGTTCTAAAGACTTTGTATCCGACCTCCATATCACCAAGATTGAGATTGGTCATCATATTGCAGAGGGTGGTGAGAAGCCGATTGCCCTGGTAGTGCCAGAAGTAGAGGACACGATGAGGACCTCCATGGAATCGGTTGCCGAAAACGACATCGGCGTGGCCATCCAAGATGGGTTCAAGCAGCCTGGGATAGTCCTTGGGGTCGTACTCCAGGTCAGCGTCCTGAATGATGACGATGTCGCCGGTCAGGTGTTCGACTGCGGTTCGAATCGCCGCTCCCTTACCACAATTGTCCTGGTGAAGGACGAGGCGCACCTGATCTCGTGGTCCCTTGCCAACCTGGTCAGAATCTCACGCGTCCCATCGGTTGAGGCCTCATCGACAAGGATGATCTCCTTCTCGTAGGGGGCCTCTTCCACCCGCTTAAGGAGCAACTCCACGGTGTCCCGCTCGTTGTAGACCGGGATGACGACTGAGAGCTTCATCGAGTGTTCTGGGGCGAACACCGATATTGAGGCTTAAACCGGGGCCATGCGTCGTGGATTGGCGCGGACGCTGTGGCGCTTCGTCGAGCTTGACTCATTTTCTCCCAAATTCTTCCTGAATTTGCTGTCGCACGATGGAGTCGGCGAGTAGGTCTACCGCAGTCATTGCCAGTGCTTTGGCTGCGATGAGCATGGCTCGGTCCCCGGATGTCCCACCGGCGGCCTCGGCGAAGGCGGCAGAGTGGCAGACCACGCTAGATTGGTCGGTGAGCGCGATAGTTGGGTGGATCGTGGGGACCACCTGACTGACATTGCCGACATCGGTGGAACCCGTTTCTTGATTCTCAGGCGTCTGCTCCACCCGTTCACCCAACGCCTCCAGGTTTGCCTGGAAGAGGGCGCCTAGCGCTCGGTTGCCTTTCATCGGATGGTACTCCTCGCCTTCTTCGCGAATTGTCACTGTGGCGCCCGTAGCTTTGGCCGCTGCCTCGAGGCAGGCGACTACGCGGAGGTGCAGATCGTGCAGGTAGTCAAGGTCGAGCGCCCGAATACAGAATCGCGCGGCCGTATAGTCCGGGATGATATTGGGCGCGCGACCGCCGTCGGTGATGATCCCGTGGATCCGGGCATCGTCCCGGATCTGCTGGCGGAGCGCATTAAGATTCGTGAAGGCAAGCACCACCGTATCGAGAGCGTTGATGCCGAGATGTGGGGCCGCCGCGGCGTGGCTTGCCTTTCCGAAGAACTCAACCCGGAGCGCCCGCATTGCTAACGCGCTCTTGAATATCTCGGTTCGGTTGCTCGGGTGAACGAGAAGTGCTGCATCGACGTTGGCGAATAGACCGGCCTTCACCAGAGCAATCTTACCGCCGCCCTTTTCCTCGGCGGGGCAGCCGATCACAAGGACTCGTCCCCCGAGCGCAGCCAGAGACGGCTGTAAAGCCAGGGCAGCGCCAATGGAACCGGTGGCGATCAGGTTGTGGCCGCACGCATGGCCCAGCGAAGGGAGGGCATCGTATTCGGCAAGAAAGGCGATGGTTGCGGATGGTTGATCGACACCTGCCTTGGCAACAAAGGCGGTCGGCAATCCGCCAACACCCTCAATTACCTCAAAGTCGTGCGCCTTGAGGAGTGAGGTCAGATGTCGTACCGACTCTTGCTCCTCGTAGGCCAGCTCCGGATGCTGATGCAGGAAGCGGCTGGTGGCGATCAGCTCGCTCGAGAGCCGATCGACGGCAGTAGCGATCTCGTCTTTGAATGGCATCCTTAGCGCGCCCTTCTATGTTCGGCCGGAGCGTGTCTCGTCGATGGGGTGAGCTGAGCGACCCCACGCATCAGACGCGCATAGCCGTTTACCGGACAACGGTGAAGGTGGTTTGTTGGGTTGCCTCTGTGCCATCCGCCTTTACACTCATGATCACCCGATAGCTGCCGCTCGCTGCGTTCGCGGGAAGGGTGAGCGGCTGGCTGCTGGTCCAGGTCCCACCCATTCGCTGTACTTGCAAGGTCGAGTCGCCAACGGCGGAACTATTGAATAAGATCTGTCGGCGTTCTGAGACTTGAACGGTTTGCTGAGCGTTTCGGGTCAACACGGCAAACCTCATGTTAAGGTTGATTATGTCGCCAGGGCGGACCTGAGCGGGATGTGCCTCGACGGCTTCGATCTTGAGCATGGTTCCCTGCGCCGGGCCGTAGTTGTAGCGTTGGGACGTTGCCGCTCGATCTTGGGATCGGGCCTCCATTACATTGCCAATCACGCCGCCTGTAAGGCCCCCCACAAGACCGCCCAACAGAGTCCCGGTGGCGTTGCCGAAGATCAGCCCTCCGGTCAACAGGCCGGCAGCAGTCCCAACACCGGCGCCAATGGACGTTTCGGGATGCGCCTTGACCTGCTCTTCAATAGCTGCACAGCCAAACGTACCGCCGACGACTAGGAATAGGCACAACAGTAAAGCTACCCCTTGTCTGACAGAAACGACCATCTGCATCATCTCCTCCTTTCCGCGTGAATGTAGATTCCTTCTTGCTATGTCATCCTAGCATCCACGTGAAGACCTCGTCAATGAGTCCGAAAGGCCCTTCGCCTGTCCCCTTCTATCGAATGCAGGGCGAGCCCAGGTGCTTCCCCAATCCGGGTAGATACAAAGGCCTGCTCCTGCGCTGCGGTATCTCGCCTCGGGTTGCGCTGTTCCAGTTGTGGCGGCTCTTGACGCCGTGCTATAGTATTACGGCTTCGATTTTACCCCAGGTGAGTACAGCGTGGGTGCCCGGTCGATGATCGGTGAACACGAGGGCGATGAGGATGAAACAAACGATGAAACAAATTTGGCTGGTGGCACTTGTATTGGCAGTACTGGTGAATGGCTCGGTGACCGTGGCCTTCGCGGAAGAGGAGCCCGTTGCAGGGATGATGGCTCAGAAGGCGGTGCGCGGAGTAGCCAATAT
Proteins encoded in this region:
- a CDS encoding D-aminoacylase, yielding MATYDLVIRGADLIDGTGAPARRADLAVAGDRIAEIGQIAPSLGYRVIEATGLTLAPGFVDIHSHSDYHLLLQPTADSAVRQGVTLEIGGNCGYAAAPIWGPWLEERATMYRDLYSLDHAWQGVAEYFTRLEAAGISENFGLLIGHNTLRGSAMGGANREPSTEELEAMIDGARRGMAEGALGVSTGLVYAPACFSRPQELTAIAAAVREAGGVLTCHMRNEGDGLLEAIEEIVGIAEHAHISLQISHLKTSGERNWPKLVEAFRLIENAQARGLDVSCDRYPYTASNTGLQAVLPDWALEGGQRGRVERLRNPAARARIAQELTMRYPADYWSRLMISEVTQEAHRRYEGLRVSEAAKLAEMESVDFVLELLPAERMQVDAIFFTMSEDNLKAILQKPYAMIGSDSGCRSHQGPLSHGRPHPRTFGTFPRVLSHFVRERRILDLPTAIRKMTLDPCRKLGLPDRGRLQPGCVADLVLFDPVTISDQATYEAPIQYPAGIHHVFVNGIPVVEAGEHTGARPGRIVRRSCSGPRRRG
- a CDS encoding SIS domain-containing protein — its product is MNNSAYYEAVIQLLGEIQRTQTDAIDRAADLIFSSLVTDGVLHIFGSGHSHSVAEEAFHRAGGLVPVNTMTESFLSPLTSPKKSGRLERLSGVAAILLDYHAPQRGEVLIIISNAGINPVSVELALEAKERGLTVIAITSLRHARAVASRDPSGRRLFEVADLVIDNGGEAGDGALAFPSLAAKVGPTSLVAGAFIINSIVCGVVERFIVKGLVPPVYISANLPGGDEHNRRLEAKYKGRIILLA
- a CDS encoding anhydro-N-acetylmuramic acid kinase, translating into MKVIGLMSGTSADGIDAALLEIGSNKGLPKPRLLHFAVFPFPDALRERILRVADAGSGATSEICRMNVLLGELFAKAAISVARRAGVPLRDVTLIGSHGQTIAHFPNPGVEHGVSVRSTLQIGEPSIIAERTGVTTVADFRPRDMAAGGEGAPLTPYLHALLFRHLRRDRIVLNLGGIANLTFLPKGRGFRGVLAFDTGPGNVLIDGLVARLSSGAIHVDLDGRIAGAGEVNRRLLRFLMAHPYLKRRLPKSTGRDAFGPPLIDTLLHRAAVRGITEEDMVATVTAFTAESVALHVKRELPRSAASAELITCGGGANNPMLIKQLQEALPECRLLTANEARFPGRAIEASAFALLAYLTAHGLPGNLPRITGATHSAILGKIIPGRTFRGLR
- a CDS encoding M20 family metallopeptidase — translated: MPFKDEIATAVDRLSSELIATSRFLHQHPELAYEEQESVRHLTSLLKAHDFEVIEGVGGLPTAFVAKAGVDQPSATIAFLAEYDALPSLGHACGHNLIATGSIGAALALQPSLAALGGRVLVIGCPAEEKGGGKIALVKAGLFANVDAALLVHPSNRTEIFKSALAMRALRVEFFGKASHAAAAPHLGINALDTVVLAFTNLNALRQQIRDDARIHGIITDGGRAPNIIPDYTAARFCIRALDLDYLHDLHLRVVACLEAAAKATGATVTIREEGEEYHPMKGNRALGALFQANLEALGERVEQTPENQETGSTDVGNVSQVVPTIHPTIALTDQSSVVCHSAAFAEAAGGTSGDRAMLIAAKALAMTAVDLLADSIVRQQIQEEFGRK